The Variovorax sp. PMC12 genome segment GGCGAGCACCGCCAGCAGCGCAAGCACTGCACGCACGCCCCTGCGCTGCCAGAAGCCCGGCGATGCGTCGTCGGCCGGATCGTCTTCTTCGGACAGCGGATGCCCCGGCGGCGGCTCGAAGGTGGAAGACAAAGAGAAGTCGGGCTCGGTCTCGGTCTCGGTCTCCACGGCCTGCACCACGGCAGCCGAGCTCGCAGCCTTCGCGGCCGCGCGCTCCTCGCGGGCCTTGGCGCTCGCGATCTTGGCCGACTTGATGCGGGCGCGGCGCAGCGCCTTCTGCATCTGTACCTGGTCGTGGTCTTTTTCTTCCTGCTCGCGCTCGCCCTCCCCGTCGTCGCTGGCGCGCTCGACCAGCGTGCGCATCCTGGCCTGCGGCTTCACGGGCAGCGGCGGCGCCGGCGGAGGTGGAGGCGGCGGCGCAGACGCGAGGTTGAGATCGATGCTGGGGAACGGAGGCAGCGTGCTCTGCGGCGGCTTCCACGCGGGCTCGGTGATGTCGAGGTCGGACCAGGGCTCGTCCGCGGCGATGCCGTGTTCGGGAAGCTCCAGGGAAAAGTCGAGCGGCGACGGCAGCGGAGGCATGACGGCCGGCGGCGGGGAACGCTCATGCCGCGACTGGTGCTCGGGCTCGTCGTCGAAGAAATCGGCGTCTTCCGCCGGCTGGACGGGCGCAGGGGCCGGCGGCGGAGGCACCGGCACCGGCACCGGTGACGGCGCAGTCTTCGGCTCGCTCGACGATTCGACCAAGCCAGGCATGTAGCCACCCTGCATCGCAGGCGACGAACCCGCCGATGCGCCATCGGGCGCTTCGTGCAGGTCGAGCGTGGCGTCGAACACATGGCTGCAGCGTCCGCAGCGCACCCAGCCGTCGGAGATGCGAAGCTGGTCGCGCACAACCTTGAAGGTGGTGGTACAGGCGGGGCAGCGCGTGACGAGGCTCATGACGGGGCGATTGTAGGGTCGGGCCCTCGCCGCGTGAGGGGCGCGAAGCGGCGGTTCAGCAGCGCGCGGTCATGAGGATCCAGCCATCCTCGGTGTCGCTGACTTCGAGCGCGGCGTACGGTGCGTAGGCCTCTTTCAATTCGTCCGCCTGGCGCTCGAGGATGCCGGCCAGCACCAGCGATCCACCGGCCTTCACATGGCTGCGCAGCAGCGGCGCGAGCACCTTGAGCGGCGTGGCCAGGATGTTCGCGAGCACGGTGTCGTAGGAGCCCTTGGCTGCATCGGGCAGTCCGGCCTTCAGCTGGACGCCGTTGGCCTCGGCATTGAGCCGGGTCGACGAAACCGCGGCTTCGTCGATGTCGACGGCGTCGATGTCGCTCGCGCCGAACTTCGCCGCACCGATGGCCAGGATGCCGGAGCCGCAGCCGTAGTCGAGCACGCGCTGGCCGCCCAGGCCGCCCTGCCGCGTGGCGATCCAGCGCAGACACATGCGGGTGGTGGGATGCGTACCGGTACCGAAAGCGAGCCCCGGGTCCAGCCGGATCACTTCCCTGGCCTGTTCGGGGGGCTCGTGCCAGGTGGGCACGATCCAGAACTCGGGCGTGATCTCGACCGGCGCGAACTGCGACTGCGTGAGCCGCACCCAGTCCTGCTCGGGAACGACGCCGATGCCGAGCACCTCGCAGCCTTCGAAGAAGTCCTGCAGCGCCAGCACGGAAGCGGCATCCTTCGCGGCCGCCTCGTCGGGAAACAGCGCGATCACGCGCGAACGCTGCCAGCCATCCTTGGGCGGCGGCATGCCGGGTTCGCCGAACAGCGCCTGCTCGGCGTCGGTCTGCGCGTCGGCGTCTTCCACCGACACGCTCAGTGCATCGAGTGCATCGAGCGCATCGCTGAGCGTTTCGACCCGGTCTTCCGGCGCCATCAGGCGGAGTTCAAACATCGCGGTCTTTCCAGTTCAGCGCTTGTGTGCAGCCAGCCACTCTTCCAGGTAGTGGATGTTGGTGCCACCGGTCATGAACTTGGAATCGACCATCAGCTCGCGGTGCAGCGGGATGTTGGTCTGGATGCCTTCGATCACGGTTTCGTTGAGCGCCGTGCGCATGCGGGCCATGGCCTGCTCGC includes the following:
- a CDS encoding zinc-ribbon and DUF3426 domain-containing protein; its protein translation is MSLVTRCPACTTTFKVVRDQLRISDGWVRCGRCSHVFDATLDLHEAPDGASAGSSPAMQGGYMPGLVESSSEPKTAPSPVPVPVPPPPAPAPVQPAEDADFFDDEPEHQSRHERSPPPAVMPPLPSPLDFSLELPEHGIAADEPWSDLDITEPAWKPPQSTLPPFPSIDLNLASAPPPPPPPAPPLPVKPQARMRTLVERASDDGEGEREQEEKDHDQVQMQKALRRARIKSAKIASAKAREERAAAKAASSAAVVQAVETETETEPDFSLSSTFEPPPGHPLSEEDDPADDASPGFWQRRGVRAVLALLAVLAVLLLVVQVIRHERDGIAARQPNLRPALAALCQYTGCELAALRQIGDIVIEGAAFAREKSGSNDYRLSFTLRNGATVPLAMPAVELSLLDTQERAVVRRVLMPADYGAPSVLAARSDRAASLPLTLSASEAAALPPIAGYRVEAFYP
- the prmA gene encoding 50S ribosomal protein L11 methyltransferase produces the protein MFELRLMAPEDRVETLSDALDALDALSVSVEDADAQTDAEQALFGEPGMPPPKDGWQRSRVIALFPDEAAAKDAASVLALQDFFEGCEVLGIGVVPEQDWVRLTQSQFAPVEITPEFWIVPTWHEPPEQAREVIRLDPGLAFGTGTHPTTRMCLRWIATRQGGLGGQRVLDYGCGSGILAIGAAKFGASDIDAVDIDEAAVSSTRLNAEANGVQLKAGLPDAAKGSYDTVLANILATPLKVLAPLLRSHVKAGGSLVLAGILERQADELKEAYAPYAALEVSDTEDGWILMTARC